The Arthrobacter burdickii genomic interval CCGACGTCACGCGCGTCCTCGTCGAAGAGGCCTGTGCGGACGCAGGCTGGGAGCCGCCGCTCATTCTCGAGACCACCATCGAGGACCCCGGGACCGGCCAGGCCTCGCAGGCGATCCATGCCGGGGCCGACGTCGTCATCGCCGCCGGCGGTGACGGAACGGTACGGGCGGTGGCGCAGGCCCTCGCACACCAGCCCGCCGCCCTCGGACTGCTGCCGCTCGGCACCGGGAACCTGCTGGTGCGGAACCTGGGACTGCCGTACAACGACATCGCCGGATGCCTCCGCCTGGCCCTGCACGGCTCCGAGCGGCGGATCGACATGGCCCGCATCACGCTGCGCAACGACCGCTCCTCGGTGATCTCCGAGCACCCGTTCCTGGTCATGGGCGGTGTCGGCTTCGACGCGAACGTCGTGGCCGACGCGAAGCAGGACCTCAAGGACAAGCTCGGCTGGCTCGCCTACAGCGAGGCCGGTGTCCGCCACCTGCCCGGCAGGCGGCGGCGTATCTCGATCAGCCTCGACGGCCAGCCCCCGCAGAGCAGGAAGGTCCGCAGCCTCCTGGTGGCCAACTGCGGGAAACTGCCGGCGGGCGTCGACTTCGTACCCGACGCCATGATCGACGACGGCTACCTGGACGTGGTGGTGCTGAGTCCCCGCAGCCTCCTGGGCTGGACGTGGATGGCCGCGAAGATCCTCCTGCGCCACCGCGGGGCGATACCCGTCATCAGCTATTACCGGGCTCGGGAGGTCACGGTCTGGTCCGGGGACCCGATCGACACCCAGCTCGACGGCGATCCCTCGGGACCGGTCACCTCGCTGACCGCGCGGGTGGACCCGGACGCACTGATGGTCCGGGTGCCGGCGTCGGCTCCCGGACCCTCAGGGTCTCCGCTGCCGATGCCGGACTGGCAGAGGAACTGGCAGCGGAACTGGCAGCAGGGCCTGCACCGAATGCGGCGGAGTTCCGGGCACTGACGCGGCATCGAGCCGGCGCTGGCCCGGGCACCTTCGGGGGTGCTACCGGTCGCGGTCGGTGTATTCGCCCTGGCCCTCGGGCTCCTCGATGAGCGGCTTGTCCTTGTCGGTGTATTCGCCCTCTTCCTCGGGGGCCTGCGAGGAGGTGTAGCCCCCGGAGGCCCCGGCCGGCTCGGCACTGGTGTACTGGCCCTCTTCCTCGGCGGCGTCCACGTCCACCGACGTGTCGCGGTCGGCGCGGCCGGCCTGCTCATTGATGAGGGACTGCTCCTCGGCAAAACGGACGTCGTTACCCTGGTCGGCGATGTCACCCTGCCAGTTCGGATCGGAGGTCGAGCCGTCACCCTTGTTGGGGTTCACGATGCGTCCTCCATGAGCGTTCTCGGTCATCATGCTTCCTTTCGTCGAAGGATGCGCTCCTCGTTGGGCGCCCGCAGCCAGCGTACTGACGAACGGGAGAGTTGAACATGCGGATCGTCAGTCGCGCAGGAGTTCCTGCACGGCCTTCTCGGAGGCGGAATACGTCGTGATCGGGATGACCTCCCCGCTCATGAAGCGATCCACGAGTCGAGGGTCCACGTACGAGCTCCGGGCGACGGTGGGGGTGTTGCCGAGGTGGTCGGCGACAGCCTTCATGGTGGCACTGACGGCTTTCTGGCGCGCGGTGCGGCTCGTCGCCTTCAGGTCCTCCTTCGCCAGGGCCATCGCCGCGACGACGGTCGCCTGCCAGGTCCGGAAGTCCTTCGCCGTGAAGGGCCCGCCGGTGACCTGCCGCAGGAACTCGTTGAGCTGCGAACCGTCCACGTGGTGCCACTTGCCGTCCTCCGACTGGTAGGCGAGCACGGTGTCGGCGTCCTCGCGCTCCATCATGGGACGCAGGGCCTCGGCGAGGTCCTCGTCCTCGAGGCGCGTGTCCCACTGCTGCCCGCTCTTGCCGGGGAAGTCGAAGGTGATGACGTTCCCCTCGATGGTGCAGTGCTCCACGAGCAGCGTCGTGACGCCGAAGGAGCCGTTCGCCTCCGCGTACTGGGCCGATCCGATCCTCAGGGCACCGGAATCGACGATCCGGAGTGCCGCCGCGAAGGCCCGCTCCCTCGCGACGCCCGCACTGCGAAGGTGCTGGGTGATGATGCGGCGGGCGCTCGGCAGCTTCGCGCCGAAGTCCAGAGCGCGGTCGAACTTCTCGCGGTCCTTCTGCTCACGCCAGGCCGGGTGGTACATGTACTGGCGCCGCCCGGCGTCGTCGGTGCCCATGGCCTGGACGTGCCCGTTCGGATACGGGGCGATCCAGACGTCCTTCCAGGCCGGCGGGATCACCAGGTCCCGGATCCGCTCGAGCTGCTCCCGGTCCTGCAGCAGCTCGCCGTTCGGCATCCGGTAGCTGAAGCCCTTGCCGTGGCGACGACGGGTGATACCGGGCCTGCGCGTGTTGCTGCGGCGCAATCGAGCCATCGTGGAACCAGCCTTCGTAGGGGACCTTCGATAGTAAGCCTACTGTGCTTTAGGTCCTCCCCGTAAAGCCTTCGCTACCGGCCTTCGAGGATGTCGCCGAGCCAGGCGTCGGCTGCACCGAAGGCGTCGTCGGACGTGTGGCGCTCGACGGCGGGCGTACGGCGGTCGGCGCGCGCGTAGGACCCGAGGAACCTCAGCCCCGGGCTGATGCGGTGCAGGCCCTTGAGGGCATCGGCGACGCGGGCGTCCTCGACGTGGCCATCGGCGTCCACGCTGAAGAAGTAGTCGCCGAGGAACTGGCCGGTGGGCCGGGATTCGATGCGGCTGAGGTTCACGCCCCGGGCCGCAAACTGGTCGAGGATCTGCATCAGCGCGCCCGGGTGATCCTCCGGCAGGGGGATCACGAGGGTCGTCTTGTCCGCTCCGGTGCGCGGCGGCAGGGCATCCGGCCGGCCCACGAGCACGAAGCGGGTCACCGCGTCGGTGACGTCCCCGATGTCCGTCGCGAGGACCGTGAGCCCGAGGCGCCCGGCCACGAGGGGCGAGCAGATCGCGGCGTCGTAGCTGCCGTCGCCGTCGACCAGCCCGTAGGCCGCGGCCGCTGTCGACGACGTCGGAAAGTATTCCGCGTCGCGTACGTTCGCGTCCACCCAGTTACGGCACTGCGCCCAGGCGTGCCCGTGCGTCCCGATCCGGCGGACGGCCTCGAGCGCTGTGCCGGGCCGGACGGCGAGCACGAAGGTGATCGGCACGAGCTCCTCGCGCAGGATCCGCAACGGCGCCCCCACCGCGATGGCGTCCAGGGTCGCGCTCACCCCACCCTCGACCGAATTCTCGATCGGCACCATCGCGGCGTCCACGGATCCCGACCGGACGGCGTCGAGGGCAGCGCCGACCGTCGACGCCGGGACGCGGCGTGCGGACTCGGCTCCCGGCACCTGCAGCAGCGCCGCCTCCGTGAAGGTCCCCTCCGGCCCCAGGTAGGCGTAGGAGGAACTGGTGGAAACCCTCACAGGACGGTGGGCTCGCTGCCCGTCTCGGAGACCATCGGCTTGCCGGCCTCGAGCCAGGCGCCCATACCGCCGCTCACGTTGATGGCCGTGTAGCCGTTGCCCTCGAGCCACTCGGCAGCCCGCTGGGACCGGCCGCCGCTGCGGCAGATCACGTGCAGGTCCTCGTCCGGGTCCAGCTCACCGAGCCGGGCGGGAAGCTGGTCGAGGGGGATGTGCAGCGCGCCGTCGGCGTGGCCCGCCTCCCACTCGTAGTCCTCGCGGACGTCGAGGAGCCGCGCGTCGTCGGGCACGGCAGTCACCGGTACGTTCTGGAGTTCGCTCATGTGCCTACCTTTTCACGCACCGGCCGGGCACCGCCATTGCTACGGCACCATCCGGGACCGCACTGCGGCATAGTGGTCCTTGTCGTCTTCCGAGGGGCCTCCGGCGTAGCGGGTCCCGTCACTGCCCGCCTCCGACTGGGAGTCCCCATGGCCGAACTGCACGAGCTCTCCGCCCTCACCCTTCGGGATGCGCTGGCGCGCGGGGCGGTCGGCGCACGCGAGGTCGCCGAGCACTTCCTCCAGCGGATCGACACCCTCAACCCGGACCTCGGCTCGTTCCTCACCGTCACCCATGACGACGCGCTCAGGGCCGCCGACCATGCCGACCGGCTGCGAGCCTCCGGGGTGGCCCTCGGTCCGCTCCACGGGGTGCCCCTCGCGCACAAGGACCTCACCGACGTCGCCGGCGTGAGGACGACGCTGGGCACGGCGGCCCTGGACCACGCCGTGGCCGAGAAGGACGCTCCGCTCGCCGCGGTGCTGCGGCGCGCAGGGGCCATCAGCCTCGGCAAGACGCAGGTCCCCGAGTTCGGCCTGAGCTGCTACAGCGAGAACCGCATCGCCCCACCCGCCCGCAACCCCCTCGACCGGCGGCTCAGCCCGGCCGGCTCGTCGGGCGGCAGCGCCGCGGCCGTGGCCGCGCGGATGATCCCGTTCGCACCGGGGACCGACGGCGGCGGATCCATCCGCATCCCGGCCGCCGCGACGGGGCTGGTGGGCCTCAAGCCGAACCGCGGCCGCGTCCCTTCGGGTTCCGGGCAGGCCGACCTCGGCCAGTTCGTCGTGGCCGGCCCGCTCGCCCACTCGGCCGTCGACGCCGGCCTGCTCCTCGACGCCCTCGTCCGGGAGCCGAACTACCGCCCCACGAGCGCGGCGTCACGCTACGAGGGCTCCTTCACCGAGGCCGCCCTCCGCGCCGAGGGGCGCTTCCGCATCGGCGTCAGCACGGCGTCGCCCTTCTCCAGCGCACTGGACATCAGCCTGGACAGCGCCGCGAGCGACGCGTTCTCCGCCGGCATCCAGGTGCTGCAGCGGGCGGGCCACGACGTGGTCGAGGCGGACCTGACGTACGACCGCCGCTACCACGACGCGTTCCAGCTCGTCTGGACGGCGGGACTCGCCACCGCGCCGATCCCGGACGAGCGCGAGGACCGGCTGACCGACATCAC includes:
- a CDS encoding diacylglycerol/lipid kinase family protein; the protein is MRRKLLAGTAAASAAAASLQSYWSVRRLQQTRTPTASVNEPAPVAEGPQRVALVLNPSKLHADVTRVLVEEACADAGWEPPLILETTIEDPGTGQASQAIHAGADVVIAAGGDGTVRAVAQALAHQPAALGLLPLGTGNLLVRNLGLPYNDIAGCLRLALHGSERRIDMARITLRNDRSSVISEHPFLVMGGVGFDANVVADAKQDLKDKLGWLAYSEAGVRHLPGRRRRISISLDGQPPQSRKVRSLLVANCGKLPAGVDFVPDAMIDDGYLDVVVLSPRSLLGWTWMAAKILLRHRGAIPVISYYRAREVTVWSGDPIDTQLDGDPSGPVTSLTARVDPDALMVRVPASAPGPSGSPLPMPDWQRNWQRNWQQGLHRMRRSSGH
- a CDS encoding DNA topoisomerase IB — encoded protein: MARLRRSNTRRPGITRRRHGKGFSYRMPNGELLQDREQLERIRDLVIPPAWKDVWIAPYPNGHVQAMGTDDAGRRQYMYHPAWREQKDREKFDRALDFGAKLPSARRIITQHLRSAGVARERAFAAALRIVDSGALRIGSAQYAEANGSFGVTTLLVEHCTIEGNVITFDFPGKSGQQWDTRLEDEDLAEALRPMMEREDADTVLAYQSEDGKWHHVDGSQLNEFLRQVTGGPFTAKDFRTWQATVVAAMALAKEDLKATSRTARQKAVSATMKAVADHLGNTPTVARSSYVDPRLVDRFMSGEVIPITTYSASEKAVQELLRD
- the pheA gene encoding prephenate dehydratase translates to MRVSTSSSYAYLGPEGTFTEAALLQVPGAESARRVPASTVGAALDAVRSGSVDAAMVPIENSVEGGVSATLDAIAVGAPLRILREELVPITFVLAVRPGTALEAVRRIGTHGHAWAQCRNWVDANVRDAEYFPTSSTAAAAYGLVDGDGSYDAAICSPLVAGRLGLTVLATDIGDVTDAVTRFVLVGRPDALPPRTGADKTTLVIPLPEDHPGALMQILDQFAARGVNLSRIESRPTGQFLGDYFFSVDADGHVEDARVADALKGLHRISPGLRFLGSYARADRRTPAVERHTSDDAFGAADAWLGDILEGR
- a CDS encoding rhodanese-like domain-containing protein; this translates as MSELQNVPVTAVPDDARLLDVREDYEWEAGHADGALHIPLDQLPARLGELDPDEDLHVICRSGGRSQRAAEWLEGNGYTAINVSGGMGAWLEAGKPMVSETGSEPTVL
- a CDS encoding amidase; translation: MAELHELSALTLRDALARGAVGAREVAEHFLQRIDTLNPDLGSFLTVTHDDALRAADHADRLRASGVALGPLHGVPLAHKDLTDVAGVRTTLGTAALDHAVAEKDAPLAAVLRRAGAISLGKTQVPEFGLSCYSENRIAPPARNPLDRRLSPAGSSGGSAAAVAARMIPFAPGTDGGGSIRIPAAATGLVGLKPNRGRVPSGSGQADLGQFVVAGPLAHSAVDAGLLLDALVREPNYRPTSAASRYEGSFTEAALRAEGRFRIGVSTASPFSSALDISLDSAASDAFSAGIQVLQRAGHDVVEADLTYDRRYHDAFQLVWTAGLATAPIPDEREDRLTDITRVLRRRARGRTAAHLAAAVDVLRQFEQDTIEQYSRYDMVLTPAVAMTPRPLGWYTDADGDTDYLRQCQYSPYTSMVNVCGLPAVTVPTLRLPDGLSMSVQLIGRPGEEAQLLAVTAQVEALRQ